The proteins below come from a single Calditerrivibrio sp. genomic window:
- a CDS encoding hydrogenase small subunit, translating into MSKVTDFLKEYGISRRDFLKYCTALSGMLALSPSLAPRVAEAIESDKRPPVIWLEFQDCAGDSESLLRADRPSVAELVLDYLSIDYHETIMAAAGHQAEEAKDATVGKYKGKYIVVVEGSIPVKDDGVYCTIGGKSAVDILKKVGEDAAFIIAVGTCAAYGGLPAAYPNPTGAKSVKEILPHKTVINLPGCPMNVDNLTGTIVHYLLFGAAPAMDKFLRPKFAYGKRIHDNCERRAHFDAGQFVETWGDDAHRKGWCLYKMGCKGPETFHNCPTLRWNEGLSWPVMAGHGCAGCSEPGFWDTMTPLYHRLPNVPGFGVEATATKIGTAIVGASAVIFGTHGIVSLIRNRGLIKKVENNEVDIEEDNK; encoded by the coding sequence ATGTCCAAAGTAACCGATTTTTTGAAAGAATATGGTATAAGTAGAAGGGATTTCCTCAAGTATTGCACCGCCTTAAGTGGTATGTTGGCTTTATCACCATCTTTGGCTCCAAGAGTAGCAGAAGCTATAGAGTCCGACAAAAGACCTCCTGTGATATGGCTTGAATTTCAAGATTGTGCTGGAGACTCAGAATCTTTATTAAGAGCTGACAGACCTTCAGTTGCAGAATTAGTTTTAGACTACTTGTCTATAGATTACCATGAGACAATCATGGCTGCAGCTGGTCATCAAGCAGAAGAAGCAAAAGATGCCACAGTGGGAAAATACAAAGGGAAGTATATCGTTGTTGTAGAAGGCTCTATCCCTGTTAAAGATGATGGAGTATACTGCACAATCGGTGGTAAATCAGCCGTAGATATACTAAAAAAAGTTGGTGAAGACGCTGCATTTATTATAGCAGTAGGAACATGCGCTGCTTACGGTGGTCTGCCTGCAGCATATCCAAACCCAACAGGTGCAAAAAGTGTAAAGGAAATCCTCCCCCACAAAACTGTGATAAACCTCCCAGGTTGTCCTATGAATGTGGATAATCTAACAGGGACTATAGTACACTATCTTCTTTTTGGTGCTGCCCCTGCTATGGATAAATTTTTAAGACCCAAATTTGCATACGGTAAAAGGATACATGATAATTGTGAAAGAAGAGCCCATTTTGATGCAGGGCAATTTGTTGAAACGTGGGGCGATGATGCCCACAGAAAAGGATGGTGTTTATATAAGATGGGTTGTAAAGGCCCAGAAACCTTCCATAACTGTCCCACTTTAAGATGGAATGAAGGGTTAAGTTGGCCTGTTATGGCCGGGCATGGGTGCGCAGGATGTAGTGAACCAGGTTTTTGGGATACCATGACTCCACTTTACCATAGGTTACCAAATGTCCCCGGATTTGGCGTAGAAGCCACCGCAACTAAGATTGGGACAGCTATCGTGGGTGCTTCTGCTGTTATTTTCGGTACACATGGTATTGTTAGCCTTATTAGAAACAGGGGCCTTATTAAAAAAGTAGAAAATAATGAAGTTGATATAGAAGAAGATAATAAATAA